A genomic stretch from Arachis stenosperma cultivar V10309 chromosome 3, arast.V10309.gnm1.PFL2, whole genome shotgun sequence includes:
- the LOC130968548 gene encoding pentatricopeptide repeat-containing protein At5g39680 produces MLAVKKLPPKQQFVPSLEDIVKLLKLSADSKCLPFGKSIHAQLLIRNQASHHTHIFQINSLINFYVKCGHLVLARKLFNEMPLRNVVSWSALMAGYLHSGNHLEPLVLFKSMVSTQEACPNEFVLTTIVSSCSSSGRVHEGMQLHGYLVKCGLVSHKYVRSALVHMYSRCSHVDSALKVLDMVPNHDDDGDSDVFSYNSVLSALLESRETEEVAGVLGRMVNRCVVWDNVTYVSVMGLCAQIGDLKLGSQVHARLLRSSTFDVYVSSALIDMYGKCGEASEARKVFNSLQERNVVVWTALMATYLQNGYFEETLNLFTSMDREDTPPNEFTFAVLINACAGIAALGHGDLLHAQVEKFGFKNHIIVRNALINMYSKSGSIESSSNVFSDMIHRDIISWNAMICGYAHHGLGKQALLVFQDMLSVGVCPTYVTFIGVLSACAHLSLVQEGFYYLNHLMRKFQIEPGLEHYTCVVLLLSRSGLLDEADNFMKTTQVKWDVVAWRTLINACHVHRNYDLGKRIAEYVIKMDPHDVGTYTLLSNMYAKSRRWDGVAKIRKMMRDRNIKKEPGASWLEIRNDIHVFLSEGDNHPESVQIYEKVHELLAMIKPLGYVPDVAAVLHDVEDEQKEGCLGYHSEKLAIAYGLMKIPSPAPIRIIKNLRMCDDCHSAVKLISKATNRLIIVRDANRFHHFQDGFCTCMDHW; encoded by the coding sequence ATGCTGGCAGTGAAAAAACTGCCACCAAAGCAACAGTTTGTACCATCCCTTGAAGACATTGTCAAGCTGCTTAAACTCTCAGCTGATTCCAAATGTTTACCCTTCGGAAAATCCATACATGCACAGTTGCTAATTCGGAACCAAGCTTCACACCACACTCACATATTCCAAATCAATTCTTTGATCAACTTCTACGTCAAATGTGGCCACTTGGTCCTTGCCCGAAAACTGTTCAACGAAATGCCACTTAGAAATGTGGTCTCTTGGAGTGCTCTGATGGCGGGGTATCTCCATAGTGGGAACCATTTGGAACCCCTTGTGCTCTTCAAGAGCATGGTTTCAACGCAAGAAGCGTGCCCCAATGAGTTCGTTTTAACAACCATTGTATCTTCTTGTTCTAGTAGTGGAAGAGTCCATGAAGGTATGCAACTTCATGGGTATTTGGTGAAGTGTGGATTGGTGTCTCATAAATATGTGAGGAGTGCCCTTGTTCACATGTACTCAAGGTGCTCTCATGTGGACTCAGCATTGAAGGTTTTGGATATGGTCCCCAaccatgatgatgatggtgatagTGATGTCTTTTCTTATAATTCTGTGTTGAGTGCTCTTCTGGAATCCAGAGAGACGGAAGAGGTTGCTGGGGTTTTGGGGAGAATGGTGAATAGATGTGTGGTGTGGGATAATGTTACATATGTTAGTGTTATGGGCCTTTGTGCTCAAATCGGAGATTTGAAACTGGGTTCGCAAGTCCATGCTCGGTTGTTGAGGAGTTCGACGTTTGATGTCTATGTTAGTAGTGCATTGATCGACATGTATGGCAAATGTGGGGAAGCTTCGGAGGCAAGGAAAGTTTTCAATAGCTTGCAAGAGAGGAATGTGGTTGTGTGGACTGCTCTCATGGCTACTTACTTGCAGAATGGATATTTCGAGGAGACTCTGAATCTGTTTACCAGTATGGATAGAGAAGATACTCCACCCAATGAGTTCACTTTTGCAGTTTTAATTAATGCTTGTGCAGGTATAGCTGCACTGGGACATGGCGATCTATTACATGCCCAGGTTGAGAAGTTTGGTTTCAAGAATCATATCATTGTAAGAAATGCTTTGATCAATATGTATTCCAAGAGTGGCAGCATTGAGTCTTCATCTAATGTGTTCTCAGATATGATACATCGAGATATAATCAGTTGGAATGCTATGATTTGCGGGTACGCCCATCATGGACTTGGTAAACAAGCTTTGCTAGTGTTCCAAGATATGTTGTCTGTTGGAGTGTGTCCTACCTATGTAACCTTCATTGGAGTTCTTTCTGCTTGTGCTCATTTGTCTCTTGTACAAGAAGGGTTTTACTATTTGAATCATCTGATGAGGAAATTCCAGATTGAACCAGGATTGGAGCACTACACCTGTGTGGTTTTGCTTTTGAGCAGGTCTGGTTTGCTTGATGAAGCTGATAACTTTATGAAGACAACTCAGGTGAAGTGGGATGTTGTTGCTTGGCGAACTTTGATTAATGCATGCCATGTTCATCGAAATTATGATCTGGGAAAGCGAATCGCAGAATATGTCATAAAGATGGACCCTCATGATGTGGGGACTTACACGTTACTATCAAATATGTATGCCAAGTCAAGGAGGTGGGATGGAGTAGCAAAGATTCGGAAGATGATGAGAGATAGAAACATCAAGAAGGAACCTGGAGCAAGTTGGCTAGAGATAAGAAACGATATCCATGTCTTTCTTTCAGAAGGCGATAATCATCCGGAATCTGTTCAGATTTATGAGAAAGTTCACGAGTTGTTAGCAATGATCAAGCCACTTGGGTATGTGCCGGATGTTGCTGCTGTGCTGCATGATGTAGAGGATGAACAGAAGGAAGGTTGTCTTGGTTATCACAGTGAGAAGCTAGCTATAGCATATGGCCTCATGAAAATTCCTTCACCTGCACCAATTCGTATAATAAAGAACCTTCGGATGTGTGATGACTGTCACTCCGCTGTGAAACTGATATCGAAGGCCACAAATAGGCTGATAATTGTTAGAGATGCTAATCGTTTTCATCATTTTCAAGATGGGTTCTGCACCTGCATGGATCATTGGTAG